One region of Candidatus Saccharibacteria bacterium genomic DNA includes:
- a CDS encoding ATP-binding protein has protein sequence MNDQLTRYIQRQLLLGESIMRSKNKNGRGRTLPTRTMIVLVQKYIRDFLSKNPGTKRWVILPGLRGVGKTTLLAQSYLWLMNQADDRINIIYVSLDEVVEKVGSDLSALLDEYERLLGQSFEQLDKPTFIFIDEVQTDPKWARTLKFLYDRSPNIFLICSGSSAVHLQMDADIDGRRAVTEKLFPLSFPEYQVLANDVLPAKGLKNQLIRSLYCNKDAESVYKDLQGIKLAVDQQWARYNRNSVTKYLQTGTIPFTLGETDVRQVYSAINAMVDKIISVDLQTLNQFKSETVGALKRLIFVLSDCDVMTYEAMAKAVGVSRGQIINMLDALVKAELLIKVPAHGSNITATTNPSKYLFMSPAIRAAFHDIVGLPDTVAARQGKLLEDAAGLHYYREFVTKKVGSITHPFDKDGGQCDFILRVDNSRQIAIEFGLGTKGYKQPLTTLKKFGGNYGVVFSESPLGMDESKSVVTVPLDYFWCM, from the coding sequence ATGAACGACCAGCTTACTAGATACATCCAAAGACAGTTACTGTTAGGTGAGTCAATAATGCGTTCCAAGAACAAAAATGGTCGAGGACGCACCCTGCCAACACGAACAATGATAGTGCTCGTACAAAAGTACATCCGAGACTTTCTATCGAAAAATCCTGGCACCAAACGATGGGTTATTCTGCCTGGTCTAAGGGGCGTTGGCAAAACCACACTACTGGCACAAAGTTACCTCTGGCTAATGAACCAAGCCGATGACAGAATCAACATCATATACGTGTCTCTTGATGAAGTTGTCGAGAAGGTTGGCTCTGACCTGTCAGCGCTGCTGGACGAGTACGAACGGTTGCTGGGTCAAAGCTTTGAGCAGCTCGATAAACCGACATTCATTTTCATCGACGAGGTACAAACCGACCCTAAATGGGCTAGAACACTCAAGTTCTTGTATGACCGAAGCCCAAACATATTCTTGATTTGCTCAGGCTCGTCAGCCGTACACTTACAGATGGATGCAGATATTGATGGACGAAGAGCGGTCACGGAAAAACTGTTCCCACTAAGCTTCCCTGAATACCAGGTCTTAGCCAATGATGTTCTACCAGCAAAAGGACTCAAAAACCAACTAATCCGCAGCCTCTACTGTAATAAGGACGCTGAGTCGGTATATAAAGACCTGCAAGGTATCAAGCTTGCCGTTGACCAGCAGTGGGCAAGGTATAACCGAAACTCGGTAACAAAATACCTCCAAACTGGTACGATACCCTTTACGCTCGGCGAGACTGACGTAAGACAGGTTTACTCCGCCATTAACGCTATGGTAGATAAAATAATCTCTGTCGACCTGCAAACGCTTAACCAATTCAAGTCTGAAACGGTTGGTGCATTGAAGCGACTGATTTTTGTACTTAGCGATTGCGATGTCATGACTTATGAAGCGATGGCAAAAGCCGTTGGCGTAAGCCGAGGGCAGATTATCAATATGCTCGATGCCCTAGTCAAGGCAGAGCTGTTAATAAAAGTTCCAGCTCACGGTAGTAACATTACCGCCACCACAAATCCATCTAAGTATCTTTTCATGAGTCCAGCTATAAGAGCAGCGTTTCATGACATCGTAGGCTTGCCAGACACGGTTGCCGCCAGACAAGGTAAGCTGCTAGAAGATGCCGCTGGACTGCACTACTATCGGGAGTTCGTTACTAAAAAAGTTGGTAGCATTACCCATCCCTTCGATAAGGACGGTGGGCAGTGTGACTTTATCCTGAGAGTCGACAACAGCAGGCAGATTGCAATTGAGTTTGGACTCGGCACCAAAGGCTATAAGCAGCCACTCACTACGCTCAAGAAATTCGGAGGTAACTATGGGGTGGTATTTTCCGAGAGTCCTCTGGGCATGGACGAAAGCAAAAGCGTCGTAACAGTACCCCTGGATTACTTCTGGTGCATGTAA
- a CDS encoding nucleotide-binding protein, whose translation MQYKLNSLQSIVGRLELFPETVPSHTSQSQPTITKLAEGSEANIFIVHGHDNELKEQTARLVSDLGLKPIILHEQENKGQTLIEKLESNANKSSFAIVLLTPDDYGYSVEDGLEKARPRARQNVVLELGYFIGKLGRSRTCALYKGVDAPTDFDGVVYTPADEAQAWRYTVAKELKAAGYKIDMNKL comes from the coding sequence ATGCAATATAAGCTCAACTCCTTGCAATCAATAGTCGGTAGGCTTGAGCTATTTCCTGAAACAGTGCCCAGCCACACTAGCCAGTCACAGCCAACCATTACGAAGCTAGCCGAAGGGAGTGAGGCTAACATTTTTATCGTGCATGGACATGATAACGAACTAAAAGAGCAGACCGCTAGACTGGTTTCAGACTTGGGGCTCAAACCAATTATCCTGCATGAGCAAGAGAACAAAGGTCAGACACTTATCGAAAAACTGGAATCAAACGCTAACAAATCATCGTTTGCCATCGTGCTTCTTACCCCTGATGATTATGGCTATTCCGTAGAAGATGGGCTCGAAAAAGCAAGACCAAGAGCACGGCAGAATGTAGTATTGGAGCTTGGTTATTTCATTGGTAAACTTGGTCGGTCACGAACTTGTGCCCTGTACAAAGGTGTTGATGCTCCAACTGATTTCGATGGCGTTGTTTATACACCAGCAGACGAGGCACAAGCCTGGCGATATACCGTTGCCAAGGAGCTGAAAGCCGCTGGGTACAAGATAGACATGAATAAACTTTAA
- a CDS encoding right-handed parallel beta-helix repeat-containing protein, which translates to MWGLSNEKPLKKPGLPGLFHKFVGVFGVLGIVTLLITKAATPTAAVETENGTTNANCIVTDAAASGGKAIKFGNSGCGTPVSGGTGGAYGSTIPDTNYPVPTANVIFMSPNGDDASAGTSPSAPVKTIGTAVNKASSGWTIVMRGGIYRDSHAKVVNGAYTKLSKNITIQAYPHEQAWFDGTDVVTSWTSDGQGHWSTAWDTPDFCHEWQLAKSGGYYQQIWPWNGGTPSAAGPCVHKDMFVTSDPNADPDPQMAFRNGTALKQVGSLAAVSANTFFFDIPNRKMFIGTDPSGQTIELAKRPVAFVLEGGAGGNIIRGIGFRRFATNEKVEGSYTHGSLFINVPNVTFENNTIAANAGAGIGYGTPKGAIFRGNIVANNGYDGMSGNGSVMTAGSIDNLQILNNVFYGNNAALFGLNCNISCGQAGIKLAHIAGYTLKNNLFENQMGSAHGFWCDMACVDGVHVNNVLKNNGGAGIYYEISDRGIIASNLAIGNKAYGIKSGSANTKVYNNTLVNNRVGMLIYDDNRYPGMYTAADNHTWNDAGPSTVNMEVANNVMYTNATTASGHMIQSWRTSSDTTNNTGPNTFYSIYDANSYYRPNGAYYIAEWRDGTSPSFTSVLALRGAHPFVETTNAQDISDGSNPFANLAAGDYNIRPGATTGGRALPSDVAAKIGVSAGGTTRGAYRYWPNGN; encoded by the coding sequence GTGTGGGGACTCAGCAATGAGAAACCACTGAAAAAGCCCGGCTTGCCCGGGCTTTTTCATAAGTTTGTAGGGGTATTTGGCGTACTCGGCATAGTGACACTGCTCATCACAAAGGCGGCAACTCCGACGGCCGCAGTCGAAACAGAGAACGGAACAACCAACGCCAACTGTATAGTTACTGACGCGGCAGCTTCAGGAGGCAAAGCGATTAAATTTGGCAATTCTGGCTGCGGTACGCCTGTTTCGGGTGGCACAGGTGGGGCATATGGTTCGACGATTCCGGACACCAACTATCCAGTTCCTACAGCCAACGTTATTTTTATGTCGCCGAATGGAGATGATGCAAGCGCAGGGACATCACCCAGTGCTCCGGTTAAAACCATTGGCACCGCTGTCAACAAGGCATCATCCGGCTGGACGATTGTCATGCGCGGGGGCATTTACAGAGACAGCCACGCAAAAGTAGTCAATGGCGCCTACACGAAACTGTCAAAGAACATAACTATTCAGGCATACCCGCACGAACAAGCTTGGTTTGACGGTACAGATGTCGTTACCAGCTGGACAAGCGACGGTCAGGGACATTGGTCAACTGCGTGGGATACGCCGGATTTTTGTCATGAATGGCAACTTGCAAAATCAGGGGGCTACTATCAACAAATCTGGCCATGGAATGGTGGCACGCCATCTGCAGCAGGTCCTTGCGTTCACAAGGACATGTTCGTAACATCCGACCCAAACGCCGACCCCGACCCACAGATGGCATTTCGTAACGGCACCGCCCTCAAGCAAGTCGGTTCTCTGGCGGCGGTCAGCGCAAATACCTTTTTCTTTGATATTCCAAACAGAAAAATGTTCATCGGAACCGACCCCAGCGGCCAAACAATTGAACTCGCCAAGCGGCCAGTTGCGTTTGTGCTAGAAGGCGGAGCAGGCGGCAACATCATCCGCGGCATTGGTTTTCGTCGTTTTGCAACCAACGAAAAAGTTGAAGGCAGCTACACGCACGGATCGTTGTTTATTAATGTGCCAAACGTAACATTTGAAAATAACACAATAGCCGCAAATGCAGGCGCCGGGATTGGCTACGGCACGCCAAAAGGCGCCATTTTTCGAGGAAATATTGTTGCAAACAATGGCTATGACGGCATGTCCGGCAATGGTTCTGTCATGACGGCAGGTTCAATAGACAATTTACAAATTCTGAACAACGTCTTCTACGGCAACAACGCTGCACTTTTTGGGCTCAACTGCAACATATCGTGTGGTCAAGCCGGCATAAAGCTCGCTCACATCGCTGGGTATACTCTGAAGAATAACTTATTTGAAAACCAGATGGGCAGTGCCCACGGCTTTTGGTGCGATATGGCATGCGTCGATGGTGTCCATGTCAACAACGTTCTGAAAAACAACGGCGGCGCCGGCATCTACTACGAGATATCCGACCGAGGTATAATTGCCTCTAACCTGGCTATTGGCAATAAGGCATACGGCATAAAAAGCGGCAGTGCAAACACAAAAGTGTACAACAATACATTGGTCAACAACCGAGTCGGTATGCTTATCTACGACGACAATCGTTACCCGGGCATGTACACGGCCGCCGATAACCACACCTGGAACGACGCCGGTCCAAGTACCGTCAACATGGAGGTCGCCAATAACGTCATGTACACAAATGCAACGACAGCGTCCGGCCATATGATTCAGTCGTGGCGTACAAGTAGCGATACGACGAACAATACCGGGCCAAACACGTTCTACAGCATTTACGATGCAAACTCTTACTACCGGCCAAACGGCGCGTACTACATCGCTGAGTGGCGGGACGGTACTTCTCCTTCATTTACTTCAGTTTTGGCACTACGAGGAGCTCATCCTTTTGTTGAAACAACAAACGCACAAGACATAAGCGACGGATCAAACCCATTTGCCAACCTGGCAGCGGGTGACTACAATATCCGCCCAGGAGCCACCACGGGAGGACGTGCTCTCCCGAGCGACGTTGCAGCCAAAATTGGCGTCAGTGCCGGGGGCACTACCCGCGGCGCCTACAGATACTGGCCGAATGGAAACTAA
- a CDS encoding carboxypeptidase regulatory-like domain-containing protein: MHTTQKTTAISVITAAIIGLLVFALVQFSPSASAACAAQSSDYGSSTTTITVPTTGMYRVWSRMQVPDTINTSYLLEIDGGNCYTVSGNNLVPNTWTWVDSQNGSVTAKIDVSLAAGSHTLKAIGNKSGVGLDRIILTGDTACVPSSTGDNCAYPPDTTAPSVTITAPANGATVSGTVSVTVNAADDSGGSGIAKVELYVDSILKATSTATPYSLSLATANLSNASHSLTVKAYDKSNNVSTMSPAVNVTVQNGDSTSPTVTITTPQNGTTVGGLVNVAATATDNVGVTKIELYVDGMLKSSTNSYVWDTTATSNGSHSILARTYDATGNSATQTVQVTVQNGDTSPPSAPTGVTATATSSGQITVTWQTSTDNVGVHHYCLARNDGMNMCPGGTAMSYNDTAVLPSTTYTYRLTAFDAAGNFSAASTPAAATTPATPDTTAPAVPIGVTAVAISPTQINLTWQASTDNVGVAGYDVFRNGTKIASITTTSYGNTNLAASTSYTYTVVARDAAGNSSSPSVAVSATTLVQPSSTGTLTGVVSGANGLVSNAKVTFSFNGASHTYSTNSSGVYVAPDIPSGTYSARYSAKRYITQTKTVTVNGGEITTQNITLVRR, from the coding sequence ATGCATACAACACAGAAAACAACCGCTATCTCCGTTATTACGGCAGCCATTATTGGTCTCTTGGTCTTTGCCCTCGTTCAGTTTAGCCCTAGCGCATCCGCTGCATGTGCTGCACAGTCATCAGACTATGGCAGTAGCACTACCACTATCACCGTACCTACTACCGGAATGTACCGAGTCTGGAGCAGGATGCAGGTTCCAGACACAATCAATACTTCTTACTTGCTTGAAATCGATGGCGGTAATTGCTATACCGTTAGCGGGAATAACCTCGTGCCAAATACATGGACTTGGGTCGACTCTCAGAACGGTTCAGTTACAGCCAAAATAGACGTCTCACTTGCCGCTGGTAGTCACACGTTGAAGGCAATTGGGAACAAATCGGGTGTTGGTTTGGACCGTATTATCTTAACTGGCGATACGGCATGCGTTCCCAGTAGCACGGGCGACAACTGCGCATACCCGCCAGATACGACCGCACCATCCGTCACTATCACTGCTCCAGCCAATGGGGCTACCGTTAGTGGCACGGTTTCAGTAACCGTTAACGCTGCCGATGACTCCGGCGGTAGCGGTATCGCAAAAGTTGAGTTGTATGTCGACAGCATACTTAAGGCAACTAGTACGGCCACCCCATATTCCTTAAGCCTCGCCACTGCAAACCTCTCAAACGCCTCCCATAGTCTTACGGTCAAAGCCTATGATAAATCCAACAACGTCAGTACCATGTCGCCGGCGGTCAATGTCACCGTTCAGAATGGTGATTCAACCTCTCCAACCGTCACTATCACTACGCCGCAAAATGGCACGACAGTAGGTGGCCTAGTAAACGTGGCAGCAACCGCGACTGACAATGTCGGCGTCACTAAGATAGAGCTGTATGTCGATGGTATGCTTAAAAGCTCAACAAATTCTTACGTCTGGGACACGACTGCTACATCAAATGGCTCACACAGTATCCTTGCCCGAACCTACGATGCGACCGGCAATAGCGCCACCCAGACCGTACAGGTTACGGTCCAGAACGGTGACACCTCCCCCCCGTCCGCGCCAACCGGTGTGACCGCTACTGCGACGTCCTCTGGTCAAATTACCGTTACCTGGCAAACTAGCACGGATAACGTGGGCGTTCACCACTACTGTCTGGCTCGGAACGATGGGATGAATATGTGCCCAGGCGGCACTGCGATGAGCTATAACGACACGGCCGTTCTGCCAAGCACAACCTACACGTACCGCCTAACAGCCTTTGACGCTGCCGGCAACTTCTCTGCGGCTTCCACACCAGCGGCCGCAACAACACCTGCCACACCCGACACAACTGCACCCGCAGTACCCATCGGCGTTACCGCTGTCGCCATAAGTCCAACTCAGATTAACCTTACCTGGCAAGCTAGCACTGATAATGTTGGCGTAGCTGGGTATGATGTATTTAGGAACGGCACAAAAATCGCCTCTATAACCACTACTAGCTACGGCAATACAAATCTCGCCGCCAGCACTTCGTACACTTACACTGTCGTTGCCCGTGATGCTGCTGGCAATAGCAGCTCGCCTTCCGTTGCCGTTTCTGCAACGACCCTCGTTCAACCGAGCTCAACTGGTACATTGACTGGCGTCGTTTCAGGAGCTAATGGGCTGGTTTCAAATGCCAAAGTAACATTTTCTTTCAACGGTGCAAGCCACACTTACTCCACAAACAGCAGCGGGGTATATGTCGCCCCTGACATTCCGTCTGGAACATACTCTGCTCGATATTCAGCAAAGCGTTACATAACACAGACTAAAACAGTCACCGTAAATGGCGGCGAGATTACTACGCAAAACATAACCCTTGTGAGGAGATAA
- a CDS encoding cupredoxin domain-containing protein: protein MSQEVITPSMPETTPTKTKASKRIVVLVVTALALLTGAGYATLQHRSSNQTETVSTATRKIATNVSVNSEGFSPATLTIKRGQSVIWENTDDQPHQIASDPYPQADGLPGLTADGPILTNETYAFTFDKVGTFTYYDHLNPEKFHGTIVVK from the coding sequence ATGTCACAAGAAGTCATTACTCCTAGCATGCCCGAAACGACCCCTACCAAAACCAAAGCAAGCAAAAGAATAGTCGTGCTCGTAGTCACCGCCCTCGCGTTACTTACTGGGGCAGGTTATGCGACGCTACAACATAGATCATCCAACCAGACTGAGACCGTGAGCACAGCGACTCGCAAAATTGCCACAAATGTCAGCGTTAATTCGGAGGGCTTTTCGCCCGCCACTCTCACTATCAAACGCGGACAGAGCGTCATTTGGGAAAATACAGATGACCAGCCCCACCAGATCGCCTCTGACCCCTATCCTCAAGCAGATGGCCTCCCCGGTCTGACAGCTGATGGCCCCATTCTAACCAATGAAACCTATGCATTCACATTTGATAAAGTCGGAACATTCACTTACTACGACCATCTAAACCCAGAAAAGTTTCACGGCACCATAGTTGTAAAGTAA
- a CDS encoding Hsp20/alpha crystallin family protein: MTQLVPFDPFADLQALQRNFFGDDWLVPSKRMALATTDVYTEDDKQMVVEVHLPNFAEKDVDVHVDGNMLVISAERHEEEKDKTKKYVVRESSSSFYRRIQLPKVADLDKIVGDMKDGVLKVTVPFQELPAPKKIAITKK, translated from the coding sequence ATGACACAATTAGTTCCGTTCGATCCCTTTGCGGATCTCCAAGCCTTACAACGCAATTTTTTTGGCGATGACTGGCTGGTACCAAGCAAGCGTATGGCGCTCGCGACCACCGATGTTTACACAGAAGACGATAAACAAATGGTGGTGGAAGTGCACCTGCCAAACTTCGCCGAAAAAGACGTAGACGTCCACGTGGATGGCAACATGCTCGTCATTTCGGCCGAGCGTCATGAGGAAGAAAAAGACAAGACTAAAAAATACGTGGTGCGCGAAAGCAGCAGTAGCTTCTATCGTCGCATACAACTTCCCAAGGTGGCGGACCTCGACAAGATAGTCGGCGACATGAAAGATGGCGTCTTAAAAGTAACAGTGCCTTTCCAAGAGCTCCCGGCACCCAAAAAAATCGCAATTACCAAAAAGTAA
- a CDS encoding dihydrofolate reductase, translated as MIRDIVAVDRNGGMAKGGATPWNIPEDIAYFHEQTQRFGGNLLIGRGTYEAMMKGLTEREGVSAWPPAGRHLYVLTSRSLENKPGVTIVHSLHDFLADMQAAGKDVWNGSIAEIEPDEVYITRIDANYDCDKFYPVVERLKHFRLISATAGSPQPGEPQYTYEVYARSQR; from the coding sequence ATGATTCGGGATATTGTGGCAGTCGACAGAAACGGTGGTATGGCAAAGGGCGGGGCTACGCCGTGGAATATCCCAGAAGATATTGCGTATTTCCATGAACAAACGCAACGTTTCGGCGGTAATTTACTTATTGGCCGCGGTACCTATGAGGCCATGATGAAAGGACTGACCGAGCGCGAGGGTGTCAGCGCCTGGCCGCCTGCCGGACGGCATCTGTATGTACTAACATCTCGCAGTCTCGAGAATAAACCTGGCGTCACAATTGTTCACTCGCTCCATGACTTTCTTGCGGATATGCAGGCAGCTGGCAAAGATGTATGGAATGGCAGTATTGCTGAAATTGAACCCGACGAGGTTTATATTACCCGTATCGATGCCAATTACGATTGCGACAAATTTTACCCAGTGGTCGAACGGCTCAAGCACTTCCGCCTTATCTCCGCCACGGCCGGCTCACCGCAGCCAGGGGAGCCACAGTATACTTACGAAGTGTATGCCCGCTCACAGCGCTAA
- a CDS encoding zinc metallopeptidase — protein sequence MALWDKIGSTGNVEDRRGIGTGGIALTGVGGLVVFLLFAFMGGGTGENGSVLEQILGQATNQQTSQTSEQAAEFQGADQYETFTKKVLGSNNDIWQDIFAVQGVEYTAPKLVLFRQLTQSACGAASSTVGPHYCPYDQTIYLDETFFDELQQRFGGSSGDVAQAYVISHEVGHHVQNLTGTMEQVQSEQQENPGAANDLSVKLELQADCYAGVWARSISQLGVFENDQEIKEALSAAAAVGDDHVQETIQGRSSPETWTHGSSEQRVKWFTTGYDTGKAAACNTFE from the coding sequence ATGGCGTTATGGGATAAGATTGGCAGTACCGGCAACGTAGAAGATCGGCGGGGAATAGGCACAGGTGGTATTGCGCTAACTGGCGTGGGCGGCCTGGTAGTATTTCTGCTGTTTGCTTTTATGGGCGGCGGTACCGGTGAAAACGGCAGTGTACTCGAACAAATCCTTGGCCAGGCTACAAACCAACAGACGTCGCAGACCAGCGAACAGGCGGCCGAGTTTCAGGGCGCCGACCAGTATGAAACATTCACCAAAAAAGTACTTGGTTCAAACAATGACATTTGGCAAGATATCTTCGCTGTGCAGGGAGTAGAATACACTGCTCCTAAGCTGGTGTTGTTTCGTCAGCTCACCCAGTCAGCCTGCGGCGCAGCAAGTTCTACGGTTGGGCCGCACTACTGTCCGTATGACCAAACTATTTACCTGGACGAGACATTTTTTGACGAACTGCAGCAGCGTTTTGGCGGCAGTAGCGGCGATGTTGCACAGGCCTATGTCATTTCTCACGAAGTCGGCCACCACGTCCAAAACCTCACTGGTACTATGGAACAGGTACAGTCGGAGCAGCAGGAAAACCCGGGTGCGGCAAATGACCTTTCAGTAAAACTAGAACTGCAAGCCGACTGTTATGCCGGAGTGTGGGCTCGGTCTATATCGCAGCTGGGTGTGTTTGAAAACGACCAGGAAATCAAAGAAGCCCTCAGCGCCGCGGCGGCGGTTGGTGATGATCATGTCCAAGAAACAATTCAGGGTCGCTCCAGTCCAGAAACGTGGACACATGGCAGCAGCGAACAGCGGGTGAAATGGTTTACCACAGGTTACGACACCGGCAAAGCCGCCGCCTGCAACACATTTGAATAA
- a CDS encoding transposase, whose protein sequence is MSRSKCSRDLYCAFLEVTADRYSALSLSEVAPDGSTLSHDSISRWLADEKVQPKDLWQAAKSEVASKPGILVFDDVVIDKSRSGKTELVNWQYAGSKHDITKGIGVVNALWQTSKEDYMPMDYRIWNPSEDGKTKNNHFRDMLTAVKQRQLTPEMVVADSWYSSLDNLKATRSHGWDWVMGLRSNRLVNKPHVQIKTLEIPDEGLVVHLKGYGWIKLFRFVTKHGRTDYIGTSKLDLSRSQVKEYFERRWSVEVLHRELKQTCGFTRCLANTGRAQRNHIGLSMLTWIQRHKRRSQDRLNNIQNSMYQQKWEVIKPSIQLALAARMRG, encoded by the coding sequence ATGTCTCGATCAAAATGTTCTCGCGATCTGTATTGTGCTTTCTTGGAAGTAACAGCAGATAGATATTCAGCATTGTCACTGAGCGAAGTTGCTCCAGATGGATCGACGCTATCACATGACAGCATCTCTCGTTGGCTTGCAGACGAAAAGGTACAGCCCAAGGATCTGTGGCAGGCTGCTAAGTCTGAGGTAGCCTCTAAACCTGGTATCCTTGTCTTTGACGATGTAGTCATAGACAAAAGTCGTAGTGGTAAGACTGAATTAGTAAACTGGCAGTATGCCGGCTCGAAGCACGACATAACTAAAGGTATTGGTGTAGTTAATGCCTTATGGCAAACCAGTAAAGAAGACTACATGCCGATGGACTACCGTATATGGAATCCGTCGGAAGATGGCAAGACTAAAAACAACCATTTCAGGGATATGCTGACAGCTGTAAAACAGCGTCAACTTACGCCTGAAATGGTTGTTGCCGACAGTTGGTATTCCAGTTTAGATAACCTTAAAGCCACTCGCTCTCATGGCTGGGATTGGGTGATGGGGTTACGTAGTAACCGTTTGGTCAACAAACCACATGTACAGATTAAAACCCTCGAGATACCAGATGAAGGTCTGGTCGTACACCTCAAAGGATACGGATGGATCAAGCTATTCCGGTTCGTGACCAAACACGGTCGCACGGATTACATTGGTACTAGCAAGCTCGATCTATCCAGGAGCCAAGTCAAAGAGTACTTTGAAAGACGTTGGAGCGTCGAAGTGTTGCATCGTGAACTCAAACAAACCTGTGGTTTTACTCGCTGTCTGGCCAACACTGGCCGAGCACAGAGAAACCACATTGGGCTCTCTATGCTCACCTGGATACAAAGACACAAGAGAAGATCTCAGGACAGGCTAAACAATATACAAAACAGCATGTACCAACAAAAGTGGGAGGTCATAAAACCGAGCATCCAGCTAGCGCTGGCTGCTCGTATGCGTGGTTAA
- a CDS encoding IS30 family transposase, translating into MGQKYGHLSYEDRVKIEHWHRGGKSIRYIASELGRSPNTISYELKNLAVSGEYVARKASVKAYQKRYWARTSSNKVAKDKTLRQYVDDSLDKGWSPGEIAGSSDCPVSKRTIYRYVTLYSLQHKLYFKGKPKRRKAMYRRGLIGERKWIEERILCDEVGHYELDFIVSPTRSGSKAVLLVAVDTLSKRTLIELLPNRTKRALTSSEADV; encoded by the coding sequence ATGGGTCAAAAGTATGGTCATTTAAGCTACGAAGATCGAGTAAAGATAGAGCATTGGCACAGGGGCGGCAAAAGTATTCGCTACATAGCGAGCGAGTTGGGGCGTAGCCCCAATACTATTAGTTATGAATTGAAGAATCTAGCGGTCTCTGGTGAGTATGTTGCTCGTAAAGCCAGTGTCAAGGCATACCAAAAACGCTACTGGGCGCGTACATCGAGTAATAAGGTAGCAAAAGATAAGACACTGCGCCAATACGTTGACGACAGTCTCGACAAAGGCTGGTCACCTGGTGAGATCGCTGGCAGCAGTGACTGTCCTGTTTCAAAACGGACTATCTACCGCTATGTCACACTCTATTCCCTGCAGCACAAGCTGTACTTTAAGGGTAAGCCGAAACGGAGAAAGGCCATGTACCGACGTGGGCTCATTGGCGAACGTAAATGGATTGAGGAACGGATACTGTGCGACGAAGTTGGTCACTACGAGCTTGACTTCATTGTCAGCCCAACGAGAAGCGGCAGTAAAGCTGTCCTACTGGTGGCCGTCGACACCCTAAGCAAACGAACCCTTATCGAGCTGCTCCCAAACCGAACAAAAAGAGCTCTCACGAGCTCTGAAGCGGATGTTTGA
- a CDS encoding metal-dependent hydrolase, which yields MTARTHDVAALTALTLWVLAVPPGKMTVATGLTAVLANQLGGIAPDIDQPTAPLWRNLPVGRYFGRVFGALVGGHRFFCHSLFGVGLFAALSMLLLQFIQPIMPNVDINFVWVAFLTGVVSHLIMDSLTKEGVPWLLPLPFKFGFPPLRRLRFTTGKKGEMLVVLPVLVALTTWICASNYATLAELIQRNLVR from the coding sequence ATGACCGCACGAACACATGATGTTGCCGCGCTGACCGCACTGACGCTGTGGGTGCTGGCGGTGCCTCCCGGAAAAATGACCGTGGCCACCGGGCTCACTGCTGTACTTGCCAATCAGCTTGGTGGAATTGCCCCAGACATAGACCAGCCGACCGCTCCCCTTTGGCGTAATTTACCAGTTGGGAGGTATTTTGGCAGAGTTTTTGGAGCACTTGTGGGTGGTCACCGCTTCTTTTGCCATTCGCTTTTTGGCGTGGGGCTTTTTGCTGCACTCAGTATGCTCCTGCTGCAATTCATTCAACCTATTATGCCAAACGTTGATATCAACTTTGTTTGGGTAGCATTTCTGACCGGTGTTGTGTCTCACCTCATCATGGATAGCCTAACCAAAGAAGGCGTACCATGGCTCCTTCCGCTACCATTTAAATTTGGGTTTCCGCCGTTACGCCGGTTACGTTTTACGACCGGTAAAAAAGGCGAAATGCTCGTCGTGTTGCCAGTTCTTGTAGCGCTCACCACATGGATTTGCGCCAGCAATTACGCTACTCTTGCCGAGCTCATCCAGCGTAACCTTGTACGTTAG